The following are encoded together in the Chiroxiphia lanceolata isolate bChiLan1 chromosome 8, bChiLan1.pri, whole genome shotgun sequence genome:
- the ZNF518A gene encoding zinc finger protein 518A: protein MSSEKEQIFCDKKQISFLSHNTMRNCSTDTTLEKEPVNDPLSMRIQPAILDVNLAYGLKNVKIELPKVNIPNEVLMKHEVDRFRKLFQCKQQTARKSLSLDKINGSNPDCSEGSHLQNKPEVQFEKELKTAAKILNFTCTKCKDNIRYSPNDLQKHFQLLHYGELPLYPCEMCSFSANDFQSFKQHRRIHRSTLVKCELCNDEQIYTLLDLTKHFISKHCVNGHFQCEKCAFSTHDVGTFVQHIHRHKEIPYKCGKCHQENFTEEELQNHLLVHTSMFSFGCHYCSYSTSRKDYLLKHIIALHRDHFIAKEKLEKDKYEKRIVKTPAGLKLVLKRYKIGASKKALWRRKEISSGSDNTGEENAQVLRSVNKIQTNAEELNQCMRDVETNEEKDEVKYTEKRNFVDGMFSATTAQYNKADDGTSYGLGLLKNAVHGPTVLMVKNNKIAVPANYSAKFMGFKMVDGKQHIVIKLLPTNKQNEYLLGQKADPINDGSATPLLQTSDPCGLSSGAIAHVTDQSTLRNNSVHPLTSPPFSCPAHHSGKIKVEKQNNSILYGRSVSETVAPSNIAVGKSSNYLPMKLGSAVPPCDKVTKAGTPNSVSWGNFSPSSHPQVLPPAMTNTLHCDPIKMPFFPELKIQNGGLNNSNGTSNLYYSTSVDSSKEGLLSFHNYSKVDSLDNPCSIRMSTDDRHKEFVSSKTVSFQNSGSESASSYSESMRGLKAEKVVSARSNIDKTYKHINTKNNSVSFKSQSKRGVDSECFMEDQHHGQQYLDTTIGQGFQNVAEKFQENASDCVNSFLMPKITSVFSLQSEQAANYLSPEIKQILQDVLKVKTSQQEFHSKTNNSVKLHSDKLLSGHEARNTAFMHLKSSATACGFQRPPSNVDFHLYKRELNTRCSTNEGTHCGRERQTSRTSFDSQDVDKLSITPGAGTLLKTCTDSVLTQQLVKEKVLSAAQNPSSFSPVLPVLQEQKKTLFFKSLPSGFFVPLHLANQPGQQVASGKFFPSTSSSDGHVTKGVPASFVSNKGPGMILTFSRTVGTVASAANDSSQVLGGITSREVGKITISTSKMKGENDSFGNVRSSCNREASSTAHGSLTSMPFRGPPVTTNALESSVKGISSVKVLSEHRDAVFGSLESVNQQEIKQEQDVYALLPDGQQGAFLKCTTPNKPVVHKPIFFQDNAHYQNCQPKKTRAMQQQLLPKMKPTSHTLADTSQSVSNSVPSLQADNLQFLTPALAQKQTNLSFNNALILPGGLMPANASSASSNPACCVPPVEPVYSTKSAGTRLQKGSIESTQVITANNRNNFGCQKSTWSTQTRTAKVKPRLKQTRSKSSETRGVQRNKNFKRKRKASCPEPPRKKAMLHRKCKEKSQAAVFSESGSPYKQRASKKTVRTLKLLPFNSNQLVKCPRRNQPVVVLNHPDVDVPEVVNVMKTIAKFKGHVLKVSLSKRTIEALLQPAFCNPLDGTTDDFSQKRYRTIKPISPVKERFVLKLTLKKTSKNNYQIVKTTSNNTLKAKFSCWFCGRIFDNQDNWVGHGQRHLMEATRDWNSLMEG from the coding sequence ATGTCATCTgaaaaggaacagattttttGTGATAAAAAGCAAATTAGTTTCTTAAGTCACAATACTATGAGGAATTGTTCTACAGATACTACTTTGGAAAAAGAACCAGTGAATGATCCTTTAAGTATGAGGATTCAACCAGCAATTTTAGATGTCAATCTTGCTTACGGactaaaaaatgtgaaaattgaATTACCCAAGGTGAACATTCCAAATGAAGTATTAATGAAACATGAAGTTGATAGGTTTAGAAAACTCTTTCAGTGTAAGCAGCAAACTGCAAGGAAGTCTTTAAGTCTAGACAAAATAAACGGAAGCAATCCTGATTGTTCAGAGGGAAGCCACTTGCAAAATAAACCAGAAGTGCAATTTGAAAAAGAGTtgaaaactgcagcaaagaTACTGAATTTCACTTGTACAAAGTGCAAGGATAACATTAGATACAGCCCAAACGAtctgcagaaacattttcagctgTTACACTATGGCGAGTTGCCTTTGTATCCTTGTGAGATGTGCAGCTTCTCAGCGAATGACTTTCAGTCCTTTAAACAGCATCGACGCATCCACCGTAGCACTTTGGTAAAATGTGAGCTCTGTAATGATGAACAGATATACACTTTGTTGGATTTGACAAAACACTTCATATCAAAGCATTGTGTAAATGGTCACTTTCAATGTGAAAAATGTGCGTTTTCTACGCATGATGTGGGCACGTTTGTTCAGCACATTCACAGACATAAAGAGATTCCCTATAAATGTGGAAAATGCCATCAAGAAAACTTTACAGAAGAGGAGCTCCAAAATCATCTTCTTGTTCATACCagtatgttttcctttggttgtCATTATTGCAGTTACAGCACATCACGGAAAGATTATCTTTTAAAACACATCATAGCTTTACACAGAGATCACTTTATTGctaaagaaaaactggaaaaggataaatatgaaaaaagaataGTGAAGACTCCAGCAGGACTAAAGCTTGTGCTGAAAAGGTATAAAATAGGAGCATCCAAAAAAGCACTCTGGAGACGGAAAGAAATAAGCAGCGGAAGTGACAAtactggagaagaaaatgcaCAAGTGCTAAGAAGTGTGAATAAAATTCAGACAAATGCTGAGGAGCTGAACCAGTGTATGAGAGACGTggaaacaaatgaagaaaaagatgaagttAAGTACACAGAAAAGCGTAATTTCGTGGATGGAATGTTCTCTGCTACTACTGCACAATACAATAAGGCAGATGATGGAACAAGTTACGGACTGGGATTATTGAAAAATGCTGTTCATGGGCCAACAGTGTTGATggttaaaaacaataaaatagcTGTTCCGGCAAATTACAGCGCTAAATTTATGGGCTTTAAAATGGTAGATGGAAAACAACATATTGTTATAAAATTACTACCTACGAATAAGCAAAATGAGTATTTGTTGGGTCAGAAAGCTGATCCTATTAATGATGGTTCTGCAACTCCTTTGCTACAGACTTCTGATCCCTGTGGTTTGTCTTCAGGTGCTATAGCACATGTAACTGATCAATCAACCTTAAGGAACAATTCTGTTCACCCATTAACCTCCCCTCCGTTTTCTTGTCCTGCACAtcattcaggaaaaataaaagtggaaaaacaaaataactccATATTGTATGGTAGGAGTGTTTCTGAAACTGTAGCACCTTCTAATATAGCTGTAGGAAAAAGTTCAAATTATTTGCCAATGAAGTTGGGCTCAGCTGTACCTCCATGTGACAAGGTAACAAAAGCTGGAACTCCAAACAGTGTCTCATGGGGAAACTTTAGCCCTTCAAGTCATCCTCAGGTATTACCACCCGCTATGACAAATACACTTCATTGTGACCCTataaaaatgcccttttttcctgaactgaaaatacaaaatggtGGCCTGAATAATAGTAATGGAACTAGTAATCTCTATTATTCAACTTCAGTGGATTCTTCTAAGGAAGGGTTGTTGTCTTTTCACAACTATTCCAAAGTGGACTCTTTGGATAATCCATGTAGCATTCGGATGTCAACAGATGACAGACACAAAGAATTTGTATCTagcaaaactgtttcttttcaaaacagtggAAGTGAATCTGCATCTTCATATTCAGAGTCGATGAGAGgcttaaaagcagagaaagttGTGTCAGCTCGATCAAATATTGATAAAACTTACAAACAcataaacactaaaaataacTCTGTGTCTTTTAAAAGCCAGTCTAAACGTGGTGTTGACAGTGAGTGTTTTATGGAGGACCAGCATCATGGCCAGCAGTATTTGGACACTACCATAGGTCAAGGCTTTCAGAACGTAGCTGAGAAATTCCAAGAAAATGCCTCTGATTGTGTGAACTCTTTCTTAATGCCTAAAATCACATCTGTTTTCTCATTGCAAAGTGAACAAGCAGCTAATTATTTATCgcctgaaataaaacagatacTGCAAGATGTGTTAAAAGTGAAAACTTCTCAGCAAGAGTTCCACAGCAAGACAAATAACTCTGTAAAACTTCATTCTGACAAGCTGCTTTCTGGTCATGAGGCCAGGAATACAGCCttcatgcatttaaaaagctCTGCAACTGCATGTGGTTTTCAGAGGCCTCCTTCTAATGTAGACTTTCATTTATATAAGAGAGAGTTGAACACAAGATGTAGCACAAATGAAGGCACACATTgtgggagagaaagacagacatCCAGAACATCATTTGATTCACAGGATGTGGACAAATTATCCATAACTCCGGGTGCTGGTACATTGCTAAAAACTTGTACAGATTCAGTCTTAACACAGCAGTTAGTAAAAGAGAAAGTACTGTCTGCAGCTCAAAATCCCAGCAGCTTTTCGCCAGTTTTACCTGTTCTTcaggaacagaagaaaacccttttctttAAGTCTCTTCCATCAggattttttgttcctttgcacCTTGCTAACCAGCCTGGACAACAGGTGGCTTCAGGAAAATTTTTTCCATCAACCAGTTCATCAGATGGGCACGTGACTAAAGGTGTACCTGCatcttttgtttcaaataagGGACCTGGAATGATTTTGACTTTTAGCAGAACAGTTGGAACAGTTGCAAGTGCCGCTAATGATAGTTCTCAGGTTTTAGGGGGAATTACATCCAGAGAAGTCGGTAAAATAACCATATCAACTTCAAAAATGAAGGGGGAAAATGACAGTTTTGGAAATGTAAGAAGTTCCTGTAATAGGGAAGCAAGTAGTACAGCACATGGTTCGTTGACTAGCATGCCATTCAGAGGACCTCCTGTAACTACAAATGCATTGGAGTCATCTGTGAaaggaatttcttctgtgaaagtGTTATCAGAGCATCGGGACGCTGTCTTTGGTTCTTTGGAGTCAGTAAACCAACAGGAAATTAAACAGGAACAAGATGTTTATGCACTTTTGCCTGATGGACAGCAGGGAGCTTTTCTGAAATGTACGACACCAAACAAGCCTGTAGTTcataaaccaattttttttcaggataatGCTCATTATCAAAATTGTCAACCAAAGAAAACTAGAGCCATGCAACAACAGCTTTTGCCGAAAATGAAACCTACTTCACATACACTGGCTGATACCTCTCAGTCAGTGAGCAACTCAGTGCCCTCACTACAGGCAGATAACTTGCAGTTCCTTACTCCTGCACTAGCACAGAAACAAACTAATCTTAGTTTTAATAATGCCTTAATCTTACCAGGTGGGTTAATGCCAGCAAATGCCTCTTCGGCAAGCTCTAATCCAGCATGTTGTGTTCCTCCCGTAGAACCTGTTTATTCTACTAAATCTGCAGGGACACGATTGCAAAAAGGTTCTATTGAGAGTACACAAGTAATAACTGCTAACAACAGGAATAACTTTGGTTGTCAGAAGTCAACATGGAGCACCCAAACCAGAACTGCAAAAGTAAAACCTCGCTTAAAACAAACGCGGTCTAAAAGTTCAGAAACTCGAGGTGTgcaaagaaataagaatttcaAACGTAAAAGGAAGGCTAGTTGCCCAGAACCTCCAAGAAAGAAAGCAATGTTGCACAGAAAGTGTAAGGAAAAGAGTCAAGCTGCAGTTTTTAGTGAATCAGGTAGCCCTTACAAACAAAGGGCGTCAAAAAAAACTGTGAGGACTTTGAAATTACTTCCTTTTAATTCTAATCAGCTTGTAAAATGCCCTCGGAGAAACCAACCAGTTGTTGTGCTTAACCATCCTGATGTAGATGTTCCAGAAGTTGTAAATGTAATGAAAACTATTGCTAAATTTAAGGGACATGTTCTTAAGGTTTCATTGTCAAAAAGAACTATTGAAGCGCTTCTGCAGCCAGCCTTCTGCAATCCTTTGGATGGAACTACTGatgatttttctcaaaaaagaTACAGGACCATAAAACCTATTAGCcctgtaaaagaaagatttgtCTTAAAATTGACACTGAAAAAGACTAGCAAGAACAATTACCAGATTGTGAAAACTACCTCTAATAATACCTTGAAAGCTAAGTTTAGCTGCTGGTTTTGTGGTAGAATATTTGACAATCAGGATAATTGGGTAGGACATGGACAGAGACATCTGATGGAGGCCACTCGAGATTGGAATTCGTTAATGGAAGGATGA